From one Streptomyces sp. SCSIO 30461 genomic stretch:
- a CDS encoding phospholipid carrier-dependent glycosyltransferase, which produces MTSTAPRARPEKEAVEQPTQPHSWLQRLYGFGYAPRPVIGLRDRLVPPYTRQSRQLWALLGIHPDAVPTIERVTAWAGPLLVALVAGVLRFWQLGSPKAVIFDETYYAKDAWALVNQGYEASWPKDVDKSILANPDAVSVPVEPGYVVHPPVGKWAIGLGEQLFGFTPFGWRFMVALLGTLSVLMLCRIGRRLLRSTFLGCLAGTLLAVDGLHFVMSRAALLDLVLMFFVLAAFGCLLIDRDRTRARLAAALPVDEEGVLRPDSKVAGCLRFGWRPLRLTAGLMLGLACATKWNGLYFLAAFGLLTVLWDAGARRTAGAMRPYAAVLRRDVIPAFVSTIPVAIVTYLATWTGWIATDKGYFRDWARTDGAGGSWTWLPDWLRSLWHYENVVFEFHVSLTSGHTYQSNPWSWIVLGRPVSYFYEDPAPGQDGCPADAAEKCAREVLAIGTPLLWWAACFALAYVLWRWLFRRDWRAGGILCGVAAGWLPWFLYQERTIFLFYAVVFVPFLCLALAMMIGAIIGPPGSDERRRTVGAVGAGVLVLLIIWNFIYFWPIYTGQSIPMDEWRNRMWMDTWV; this is translated from the coding sequence GTGACCAGCACTGCCCCCAGGGCCCGGCCGGAAAAGGAAGCCGTGGAACAACCGACACAGCCACACTCCTGGCTGCAGCGCCTGTACGGATTCGGTTACGCGCCGCGGCCCGTCATCGGACTCCGGGACCGTCTTGTGCCGCCGTACACCCGGCAGTCCAGGCAGCTGTGGGCACTGCTCGGTATCCACCCCGACGCGGTACCGACCATCGAGCGGGTCACGGCATGGGCCGGACCTCTGCTGGTGGCGCTGGTGGCCGGGGTGCTGCGGTTCTGGCAGTTGGGCAGTCCGAAAGCGGTGATATTCGACGAGACGTACTACGCGAAGGACGCCTGGGCCCTGGTCAACCAGGGTTACGAGGCCTCCTGGCCGAAGGACGTCGACAAGTCGATCCTGGCGAACCCCGACGCGGTGTCCGTTCCGGTGGAGCCCGGCTATGTGGTGCATCCGCCGGTCGGCAAGTGGGCCATCGGTCTGGGCGAGCAACTGTTCGGCTTCACCCCGTTCGGCTGGCGATTCATGGTGGCATTGCTCGGCACGCTGTCGGTGCTGATGCTCTGCCGGATCGGGCGGCGACTGCTGCGCTCGACATTCCTGGGTTGTCTGGCGGGGACGTTGCTCGCCGTGGACGGGCTGCACTTCGTGATGAGCCGGGCGGCGCTGCTCGACCTCGTGCTGATGTTCTTCGTCCTGGCGGCCTTCGGCTGCCTCCTCATCGACCGCGACCGCACGCGTGCCCGACTGGCCGCCGCGCTGCCGGTGGACGAAGAGGGAGTGCTGCGCCCCGACAGCAAGGTCGCCGGGTGCCTGCGGTTCGGCTGGCGCCCCTTGCGTCTCACCGCCGGGCTGATGCTCGGCCTGGCCTGCGCCACCAAGTGGAACGGCCTCTACTTCCTGGCCGCCTTCGGCCTGCTTACGGTTCTGTGGGACGCGGGTGCCCGCCGCACGGCGGGCGCGATGCGGCCGTATGCGGCGGTGCTGCGCCGCGATGTGATCCCGGCCTTCGTGTCGACGATCCCGGTCGCGATCGTGACGTATCTGGCCACCTGGACGGGCTGGATCGCCACCGACAAGGGCTACTTTCGCGACTGGGCGCGGACGGACGGCGCCGGCGGGTCCTGGACCTGGCTGCCCGACTGGCTGCGGAGCCTGTGGCACTACGAGAACGTGGTGTTCGAGTTCCACGTCAGCCTCACCTCCGGGCACACATACCAGTCCAACCCCTGGAGCTGGATCGTCCTGGGCCGCCCGGTCTCCTACTTCTACGAGGACCCGGCCCCGGGCCAGGACGGCTGTCCGGCGGACGCGGCCGAGAAGTGCGCCCGCGAGGTGCTGGCGATCGGCACCCCGCTGCTGTGGTGGGCGGCCTGCTTCGCGCTGGCGTACGTGCTGTGGCGCTGGTTGTTCCGCCGAGACTGGCGGGCCGGCGGGATCCTGTGCGGGGTGGCGGCGGGCTGGCTGCCGTGGTTCCTGTATCAGGAGCGCACCATCTTCCTCTTCTACGCGGTCGTCTTCGTGCCGTTCCTGTGCCTGGCGCTGGCGATGATGATCGGCGCGATCATCGGGCCGCCGGGCTCGGACGAACGGCGTAGGACGGTCGGCGCGGTGGGGGCGGGGGTGCTGGTCCTGCTCATCATCTGGAACTTCATCTACTTCTGGCCCATCTACACCGGGCAGTCGATCCCGATGGACGAGTGGCGCAACAGGATGTGGATGGACACCTGGGTCTGA
- a CDS encoding ubiquitin-like domain-containing protein produces MSTSQGSHRTAAGACAAIEPDSGTGGARAGERCAAWRRRARGGRPRHSLSLRRLVPQALVIAVLAGGTSTFVAADKAVLLSVDGVPHRLHTFAGDVAELLAEEGVAFGEHDIVAPAPSTSLADGDEIVVRYGRPVTLSIDGRRRAVWTTAHTVEDALDQLGVRAEGAYLSVSRSLPISRDGLRLDVRTEREITVRADGRSHTVRTNAATVREVVDAAGIRLNGQDTTSLAPGSFPRDGQTITVLRITTGEEAREEHVPYPTVRVEDPELASGTERVEQRGRHGVRRTTFAVRTVNGVRDGRPRKIAEKLVREPRAERVRVGTRPWRVHEGGGWAGGAGSAGVTEVAAGTGGTKGAEGLDWNGLAACESGGRPGAVDPSGTYGGLYQFDKRTWRSMGGRGRPQDAPAAEQTYRAKKLYSQRGANPWPHCGRRLYR; encoded by the coding sequence GTGAGCACTTCGCAGGGCAGTCACCGCACCGCGGCCGGCGCCTGCGCCGCCATCGAACCCGACTCGGGGACGGGCGGCGCCCGCGCCGGTGAACGCTGTGCCGCCTGGCGCCGCAGGGCGCGCGGCGGCCGTCCCCGGCACTCCTTGAGCCTGCGCCGTCTCGTGCCGCAAGCCCTCGTGATCGCGGTACTCGCCGGCGGTACCTCCACCTTCGTCGCCGCCGACAAGGCCGTCCTGCTCAGCGTCGACGGCGTGCCGCACCGCCTGCACACCTTCGCAGGCGATGTGGCGGAGCTGCTCGCCGAAGAGGGTGTGGCCTTCGGTGAGCACGACATCGTGGCGCCCGCGCCCAGCACGTCCCTGGCCGACGGGGACGAGATCGTGGTGCGCTACGGCCGCCCCGTCACCCTCAGCATCGACGGCCGGCGCCGCGCGGTGTGGACCACGGCCCACACGGTCGAGGACGCGCTGGACCAACTCGGGGTGCGGGCCGAAGGCGCGTACCTGTCCGTGTCCCGTTCGCTGCCGATCTCACGCGACGGTCTACGCCTCGACGTACGTACCGAGCGGGAGATCACCGTACGCGCCGACGGCCGCTCCCACACGGTCCGTACCAACGCCGCCACCGTCCGGGAGGTCGTCGATGCGGCCGGGATCCGCCTGAACGGCCAGGACACCACATCCCTGGCCCCCGGCAGCTTCCCGCGCGACGGCCAGACCATCACCGTCCTGCGGATCACCACGGGCGAGGAGGCCCGTGAGGAGCACGTCCCGTACCCCACGGTCCGGGTCGAGGACCCCGAGCTGGCATCCGGCACCGAACGTGTCGAACAGCGCGGACGGCACGGTGTGCGCCGCACCACCTTCGCCGTGCGCACCGTCAACGGCGTACGCGACGGCCGGCCGCGCAAGATCGCGGAAAAGCTGGTGCGGGAGCCGCGCGCCGAACGTGTCAGGGTCGGCACCAGGCCGTGGCGCGTCCACGAGGGAGGCGGCTGGGCCGGCGGCGCCGGGAGCGCCGGCGTCACCGAGGTGGCCGCCGGTACCGGGGGCACCAAGGGTGCCGAGGGCCTCGACTGGAACGGTCTCGCCGCCTGTGAGTCCGGTGGTCGGCCGGGGGCTGTCGATCCGTCCGGCACATACGGCGGGCTCTACCAGTTCGACAAGCGCACCTGGCGCTCGATGGGCGGCCGCGGACGGCCCCAGGACGCCCCGGCGGCGGAGCAGACGTACCGGGCCAAGAAGCTCTATTCGCAGCGGGGGGCGAATCCGTGGCCGCACTGCGGCCGTAGGCTGTACCGGTGA
- a CDS encoding TatD family hydrolase produces the protein MSPRNDNGTPPPLPAPLRVPVADSHTHLDMQSGTVEEGLAKAASVGVTTVVQVGCDIKGSRWAAETAATYENVHASVALHPNEAPRIVLGDSGESRPWQGAREAGGASALDEALAEIDRLAGLDHVRAVGETGLDYFRTGPEGIAAQEASFRAHIEIAKRHGKALVIHDRDAHDDVLRILAEEGAPERTVFHCYSGDADMARICAGAGYYMSFAGNVTFKNAQPLRDALAVAPLELVLVETDAPYLTPAPYRGRPNAPYLIPVTLRAMAVVRGIGEDAMAEAIAVNTARALGY, from the coding sequence ATGAGCCCCCGGAACGACAACGGCACCCCTCCACCGCTTCCGGCACCCCTGCGGGTGCCGGTCGCCGACTCGCACACCCATCTGGACATGCAGAGCGGCACCGTCGAGGAGGGGCTCGCGAAGGCGGCGTCGGTCGGCGTGACGACCGTGGTGCAGGTGGGTTGCGACATCAAGGGCTCCCGCTGGGCGGCGGAGACGGCGGCCACGTACGAGAACGTGCATGCCTCCGTCGCGCTGCACCCCAACGAGGCGCCGCGCATCGTGCTCGGGGACTCCGGGGAGAGCCGGCCGTGGCAGGGTGCGCGGGAGGCGGGCGGGGCTTCCGCGCTCGACGAGGCACTCGCCGAGATCGACCGGCTCGCCGGGCTCGACCACGTACGGGCCGTCGGTGAGACGGGACTTGACTATTTCCGCACCGGCCCCGAAGGCATCGCCGCACAAGAGGCTTCGTTCCGCGCCCATATCGAGATCGCCAAACGGCACGGAAAAGCTCTCGTCATCCACGACCGGGACGCACACGACGACGTGTTGCGCATCCTCGCCGAGGAAGGCGCCCCCGAACGGACCGTGTTCCACTGCTATTCGGGTGATGCCGACATGGCCCGGATCTGCGCCGGCGCCGGCTACTACATGTCGTTCGCCGGCAACGTCACGTTCAAGAACGCCCAGCCGCTCCGCGACGCGCTCGCCGTCGCCCCGCTGGAGCTCGTGCTCGTGGAGACCGACGCTCCCTATCTGACCCCCGCGCCCTATCGCGGGCGGCCCAACGCGCCTTATCTGATCCCGGTCACGCTACGTGCGATGGCGGTGGTACGCGGCATCGGCGAGGACGCCATGGCGGAAGCCATCGCAGTCAACACGGCCCGCGCTCTCGGCTACTGA
- the rsmA gene encoding 16S rRNA (adenine(1518)-N(6)/adenine(1519)-N(6))-dimethyltransferase RsmA yields MSTTDPDALLGPADIRELAAALGVRPTKQRGQNFVIDANTVRRIVRTAEVRPDDVVVEVGPGLGSLTLALLEAADRVTAVEIDDVLAAALPTTIAARMPEREDRFALVHCDAMHVQELPGPPPTALVANLPYNVAVPVLLHMLDRFPTIERTLVMVQAEVADRLAARPGNKVYGVPSVKANWYAEVKRAGAIGRNVFWPAPNVDSGLVSLVRRTEPVRTTASKAEVFAVVDAAFAQRRKTLRAALAGWAGSPAAAEAALVAAGISPQARGESLTVEEFARIAEHKGAM; encoded by the coding sequence GTGAGCACCACCGACCCCGATGCCCTCCTCGGCCCCGCCGACATCCGAGAACTGGCCGCAGCGCTTGGCGTACGCCCCACCAAGCAGCGCGGCCAGAACTTCGTCATCGACGCCAACACCGTTCGCAGGATCGTCCGCACCGCCGAGGTGCGCCCCGACGACGTGGTGGTGGAGGTGGGCCCCGGACTCGGCTCGCTGACCCTCGCACTGCTGGAGGCGGCGGACCGGGTGACGGCCGTCGAGATCGACGATGTGCTGGCCGCCGCGCTCCCCACGACGATCGCCGCCCGGATGCCGGAGCGCGAGGACCGCTTCGCGCTGGTCCACTGCGACGCCATGCACGTGCAGGAGCTGCCGGGACCGCCGCCGACCGCGCTCGTCGCGAACCTCCCGTACAACGTGGCCGTACCGGTGCTGCTGCACATGCTGGACCGCTTCCCGACCATCGAGCGCACGCTGGTGATGGTGCAGGCGGAGGTCGCCGACCGGCTCGCCGCCCGGCCCGGCAACAAGGTGTACGGCGTGCCTTCGGTGAAGGCCAACTGGTACGCCGAGGTCAAGCGGGCCGGGGCGATCGGCCGCAATGTCTTCTGGCCCGCGCCCAACGTCGACTCCGGGCTCGTCTCCCTGGTCAGGCGCACCGAGCCGGTGAGGACGACCGCTTCCAAGGCCGAGGTGTTCGCCGTGGTCGACGCGGCCTTCGCACAGCGCCGCAAGACCCTGCGGGCGGCGCTCGCCGGCTGGGCGGGCTCCCCAGCGGCCGCCGAGGCCGCACTGGTCGCGGCCGGGATCTCCCCGCAGGCGCGGGGCGAGTCGCTGACGGTGGAAGAATTCGCCCGTATCGCGGAGCACAAGGGGGCGATGTGA
- a CDS encoding MarR family winged helix-turn-helix transcriptional regulator translates to MESLTGSTTDQAPANPAATDGMLAAQPVGYWCGLTQTAVTRHLRDAMARIDVTQPQYWVLNRVNGGPPAPSREEVVAQLTHLADGPHEIARVVDQLLHREWLRIDDGQRLHLTDAGEAARVRLRELATEVRAVVHQGITDEEYVAALKVLRRMVANVEGNETPGAL, encoded by the coding sequence ATGGAATCACTGACTGGATCCACCACCGACCAGGCGCCGGCCAACCCGGCCGCCACCGATGGCATGTTGGCCGCTCAGCCGGTCGGGTACTGGTGCGGCCTGACCCAAACGGCCGTCACCCGACATCTGCGTGACGCCATGGCCAGGATCGACGTCACGCAGCCGCAGTACTGGGTACTCAACCGCGTGAACGGCGGTCCCCCGGCGCCGAGCCGTGAGGAGGTCGTCGCGCAGCTGACGCACCTTGCCGACGGACCGCACGAGATCGCCAGGGTCGTCGACCAGTTGCTCCACCGCGAATGGCTGCGGATCGACGACGGGCAGCGTCTGCACCTCACGGATGCCGGGGAAGCCGCCAGAGTACGGCTCCGTGAGCTGGCGACCGAGGTGCGTGCCGTGGTCCACCAGGGCATCACCGACGAGGAGTACGTGGCCGCACTCAAGGTGCTGCGCAGGATGGTGGCCAATGTCGAGGGCAACGAGACTCCCGGCGCGCTCTGA
- a CDS encoding penicillin-binding transpeptidase domain-containing protein: protein MRSGAKVAIVGAVFAVFTAGVSYGAYSFLTDEGDGGDGAAGTRSASERGGPPDGEEIRKTAEEFLGAWARGDAEAAADLTNNAAEAQPALAGYGDDAHIGEVKLTPGRPVGAKVPFTVSAVVSYEGHSKPLAYESSLTVVRGLTTGRPLVDWQPGVLHPQLRKGESLRTGTAAEPQIKAVDRKGRELTAEKYPSLGPVLEELRKRYGDKTGGKAGVELVIEGGQAEAPDRTLLTLVEGKPGELPTTLDADVQAAAEKAVMRYGNSSVVALQPSTGQVRAVANNRDGRWNAAFLGKQAPGSTMKIATAAMLIERGVVNADGIGQCEPNATYYGVPFHNLGNMSIKGKSFAWSFAKSCNTAFIKLIDEVDDDAALAKEAREVFGIGLEWQTGIPSVDGSVPEQTQGEAAAQYIGQGTVQMNPLNMASITATAKTGTFRQPIIVPLDLDGRERATAARGLPGSVTRQLREMMRLTATSGTAASAMARVDGDKGAKTGSAEVGGNTTSDSWFTAYADDLAAAAVVDSGGHGSDAAGPLVAEVLNSD, encoded by the coding sequence GTGCGCAGTGGAGCGAAAGTCGCCATCGTCGGCGCGGTGTTCGCCGTCTTCACGGCGGGGGTGTCATACGGCGCCTACAGCTTTCTGACGGACGAGGGGGACGGCGGTGACGGGGCGGCGGGGACGCGGTCCGCGTCGGAGCGCGGCGGCCCGCCCGATGGCGAGGAGATCCGGAAGACCGCTGAGGAGTTCCTCGGGGCATGGGCACGTGGCGACGCGGAGGCGGCCGCCGATCTGACCAACAACGCGGCCGAGGCGCAGCCCGCGCTCGCCGGGTACGGCGACGACGCGCACATCGGCGAGGTGAAGCTGACACCGGGCCGGCCGGTGGGCGCGAAGGTGCCGTTCACCGTGAGTGCGGTGGTCTCGTACGAGGGGCACAGCAAGCCGCTGGCGTACGAGTCGTCGCTGACCGTCGTACGCGGACTGACCACGGGCAGGCCGCTGGTGGACTGGCAGCCGGGGGTGCTGCACCCGCAGCTGCGCAAGGGGGAGTCGCTGCGGACCGGGACGGCGGCCGAGCCGCAGATCAAGGCCGTCGACCGCAAGGGCAGGGAGCTGACGGCGGAGAAGTACCCCTCGCTCGGACCGGTTCTGGAGGAGCTGCGCAAGCGCTACGGCGACAAGACGGGCGGCAAGGCGGGCGTCGAGCTGGTCATCGAGGGCGGCCAGGCGGAAGCCCCGGACCGTACGCTGCTCACGCTGGTCGAGGGCAAGCCCGGCGAACTGCCGACCACGCTCGACGCCGACGTGCAGGCGGCGGCCGAGAAGGCCGTGATGCGGTACGGCAATTCCTCGGTGGTGGCGCTCCAGCCGAGCACCGGGCAGGTGCGGGCGGTCGCCAACAACCGCGACGGGCGCTGGAACGCGGCCTTCCTGGGCAAGCAGGCACCCGGTTCGACCATGAAGATCGCCACGGCGGCCATGCTGATCGAGAGGGGTGTCGTCAACGCCGACGGCATCGGCCAGTGCGAGCCGAACGCCACCTACTACGGCGTGCCCTTCCACAACCTCGGCAACATGAGCATCAAGGGGAAGTCCTTCGCCTGGAGCTTCGCCAAGTCCTGCAACACCGCCTTCATCAAACTGATCGACGAGGTGGACGACGACGCCGCGCTGGCGAAGGAGGCACGTGAGGTGTTCGGCATCGGGCTCGAATGGCAGACCGGCATCCCGTCCGTCGACGGAAGCGTGCCGGAACAGACCCAGGGTGAGGCCGCGGCCCAGTACATCGGACAGGGCACCGTCCAGATGAACCCCCTGAACATGGCGTCCATCACCGCGACGGCGAAGACCGGCACCTTCAGACAACCCATCATCGTGCCGCTGGACCTCGACGGCCGGGAACGGGCCACCGCCGCACGCGGCCTGCCCGGCTCCGTGACCCGGCAACTGCGCGAGATGATGCGGCTGACCGCGACCAGCGGTACCGCAGCGAGCGCGATGGCGCGGGTCGACGGGGACAAGGGCGCCAAGACCGGTTCGGCCGAGGTGGGCGGGAACACCACGTCCGACAGCTGGTTCACCGCCTACGCCGACGACCTCGCGGCCGCGGCGGTCGTCGACTCCGGCGGCCACGGCAGCGACGCCGCGGGACCACTGGTGGCGGAGGTGTTGAACTCCGACTGA
- the rsmI gene encoding 16S rRNA (cytidine(1402)-2'-O)-methyltransferase: protein MGASAGTLVLAGTPIGEVMDAPPRLAAELEAADVVAAEDTRRLRRLTQALGVQTRGRVVSYFEGNESARTPELVEALEGGARVLLVTDAGMPSVSDPGYRLVAAAVEKDIKVTAVPGPSAVLTALALSGLPVDRFCFEGFLPRKAGERIGRLREVADERRTLVYFEAPHRLDDTLTAMAEVFGGERRAAVCRELTKTYEEVKRGGLGELAAWAAEGVRGEITVVVAGAPETGPAELDADELVRRVRVREEAGERRKEAIAAVAADAGLPKREVFDAVVAAKNAAKAVTKNAAKDGPRR from the coding sequence GTGGGCGCTTCGGCGGGGACGCTCGTACTCGCGGGGACACCCATCGGCGAGGTCATGGACGCTCCGCCGCGGCTGGCGGCGGAGCTGGAGGCCGCCGATGTGGTCGCCGCTGAGGACACCCGACGGCTGCGCAGACTCACCCAGGCGCTCGGTGTGCAGACCCGCGGCCGGGTCGTGTCGTACTTCGAGGGCAACGAGTCCGCCCGTACGCCCGAGCTGGTGGAGGCCCTGGAGGGTGGGGCGCGGGTGCTGCTGGTGACCGACGCCGGCATGCCGTCGGTGTCCGACCCCGGCTACCGGCTGGTCGCCGCGGCGGTCGAGAAGGACATCAAGGTCACCGCCGTGCCCGGTCCGTCCGCCGTGCTCACGGCGCTGGCGCTGTCCGGACTGCCGGTGGACCGCTTCTGCTTCGAGGGCTTCCTGCCGCGCAAGGCCGGTGAACGCATCGGCCGGTTGCGCGAGGTCGCGGACGAACGGCGCACACTCGTCTACTTCGAGGCGCCGCACAGGCTGGACGACACACTCACCGCGATGGCTGAGGTGTTCGGCGGGGAGCGCAGAGCCGCCGTGTGCCGGGAGCTGACCAAGACGTACGAGGAGGTCAAGCGGGGCGGGCTCGGCGAGCTTGCGGCCTGGGCGGCCGAGGGTGTCCGAGGCGAGATCACGGTCGTCGTCGCCGGCGCCCCGGAGACCGGGCCCGCCGAGCTGGACGCAGACGAGCTGGTACGCAGGGTACGGGTGCGCGAGGAGGCGGGGGAGCGCCGCAAGGAGGCGATCGCCGCCGTCGCCGCCGACGCGGGACTGCCCAAGCGGGAGGTGTTCGACGCCGTGGTGGCAGCGAAGAACGCGGCGAAGGCCGTGACGAAGAACGCGGCGAAGGACGGTCCGCGAAGGTGA
- a CDS encoding acyltransferase, translated as MGSSVRELAEATPDTRDRYVDLLRVASLGTVVLGHWLMAAVTADGVGNLLAVVPQLQPLTWALQIMPVFFFVGGFSHALSYRSLSRRRPEGSVYALFLRARLRRLLRPTMVFIAVWGAAALTIQFLGGGGGLTEVTLRLVTQPLWFIGVYLAMAACTPPLLKLHERHGWAAFGALAGGAVAVDVLRFAFGVAYVEFLNFAFVWLAVHQLGFLRADGRLRFPAALALGGLTGAVALVALGPYPLSMVGMPGEEVSNMAPPTLALLCHGLWLVGAVELLRAPGTRLVARSRVWRTVVAANGIAMTAFLWHLTAMLGVYGVLLATGTSLPAPATAAWWAQAPLRVVAAAVLTALLVAAFRTFERPSPLSPPATPAGPGSGPLAALGITCCLLGVLGLSMVGFGGLLEGRSAMLIAFPVTAPVAVAMALGGWLLVERPGFGTRRTER; from the coding sequence ATGGGATCAAGCGTTCGTGAGCTCGCCGAAGCCACCCCGGACACCAGGGACCGCTACGTAGACCTGCTGAGGGTCGCCTCGCTCGGCACGGTCGTGCTCGGCCACTGGCTGATGGCCGCGGTGACCGCCGACGGTGTCGGCAACCTCCTCGCCGTCGTCCCGCAACTGCAACCGCTCACCTGGGCCCTGCAGATCATGCCGGTCTTCTTCTTCGTCGGAGGCTTCTCGCACGCGCTCTCCTACCGCTCGCTGAGCCGCCGCCGGCCGGAGGGATCCGTGTACGCGCTCTTCCTGCGCGCCCGGCTGCGGCGGCTGCTGCGGCCCACGATGGTGTTCATCGCGGTATGGGGCGCCGCGGCGCTGACCATCCAATTCCTGGGCGGCGGGGGCGGACTCACCGAGGTCACGCTGCGGCTGGTCACCCAGCCCCTGTGGTTCATCGGCGTCTATCTGGCCATGGCCGCCTGCACCCCGCCGCTGCTGAAGCTCCACGAGCGCCACGGCTGGGCCGCGTTCGGTGCGCTCGCGGGCGGCGCGGTCGCGGTGGACGTACTGCGGTTCGCCTTCGGTGTCGCATACGTGGAGTTCCTGAACTTCGCCTTCGTCTGGCTCGCCGTCCACCAACTCGGCTTCCTCCGCGCCGACGGGCGCCTGCGTTTCCCCGCCGCCCTGGCGCTCGGCGGCCTCACCGGAGCCGTCGCGCTGGTCGCCCTCGGCCCGTATCCGCTGTCCATGGTCGGCATGCCGGGGGAGGAGGTCTCCAACATGGCCCCGCCCACCCTCGCCCTGTTGTGCCACGGCCTCTGGCTGGTCGGTGCGGTGGAACTGCTGCGCGCCCCCGGCACGCGCCTGGTGGCCCGCTCCCGTGTCTGGCGTACGGTCGTCGCCGCGAACGGCATCGCGATGACCGCGTTCCTGTGGCACCTCACCGCCATGCTCGGCGTCTACGGCGTTCTCCTCGCCACCGGCACCTCCCTCCCCGCCCCGGCCACGGCGGCCTGGTGGGCCCAGGCCCCGCTGCGTGTCGTCGCCGCGGCGGTCCTCACGGCGCTGCTGGTCGCCGCCTTCCGCACCTTCGAGCGCCCCTCCCCGCTCTCCCCGCCTGCCACCCCGGCCGGCCCCGGCTCCGGCCCGCTGGCGGCCCTCGGCATCACCTGCTGCCTGCTCGGCGTGCTCGGACTGTCCATGGTCGGCTTCGGGGGCCTGCTGGAAGGTCGCTCGGCCATGCTGATCGCCTTCCCGGTGACGGCCCCGGTGGCGGTGGCGATGGCGCTGGGAGGGTGGCTGCTGGTGGAGCGGCCGGGGTTCGGGACGCGGCGCACGGAGCGGTGA
- a CDS encoding 4-(cytidine 5'-diphospho)-2-C-methyl-D-erythritol kinase produces the protein MSAGVTVRVPAKVNVQLAVGGARPDGYHDLANVFLAVGLYDEVTVTPADSLTISCTGADADQVPLDRGNLAARAAELLAARHGIEPNVHIHIAKDIPVAGGMAGGSADGAGALLACDTLWGLESPQSALLDICAELGSDVPFSLVGGAALGTGRGERLTVLPVGGDFHWVFAVAYGGLSTPAVYREFDRLNADVAVPAPVASSQLLEALRTGDTSALAGSLVNDLQPAALSLRPSLADTLAAGTAAGALAALVSGSGPTTAFLAKDADAAAGIAEALLASGSCRTARATGAPARGATVIQYSGAVS, from the coding sequence CTGAGCGCGGGCGTCACCGTACGGGTACCGGCCAAGGTCAACGTCCAACTGGCGGTGGGCGGGGCCCGCCCCGACGGCTATCACGACCTGGCCAATGTCTTCCTGGCCGTCGGTCTCTACGACGAGGTCACGGTCACCCCGGCCGACAGCCTGACCATCAGCTGCACGGGCGCGGACGCCGACCAGGTCCCCCTCGACCGCGGGAACCTCGCCGCCCGCGCCGCCGAATTGCTCGCCGCCCGGCACGGTATCGAGCCGAACGTGCACATCCACATCGCCAAGGACATCCCCGTCGCGGGCGGTATGGCGGGCGGCAGCGCCGACGGGGCGGGCGCGCTGCTGGCCTGCGACACGCTCTGGGGCCTGGAGTCCCCGCAGTCCGCGCTGCTCGACATCTGCGCCGAGCTCGGCAGTGATGTGCCGTTCAGCCTGGTCGGCGGCGCGGCGCTGGGCACCGGCCGCGGCGAGCGGCTCACCGTACTGCCGGTCGGCGGGGACTTCCACTGGGTGTTCGCGGTCGCCTACGGCGGCCTGTCGACGCCCGCCGTGTACCGGGAGTTCGACCGCCTGAACGCGGATGTGGCCGTCCCCGCCCCGGTCGCCTCGTCGCAACTGCTCGAAGCCCTGCGCACCGGCGACACGAGCGCCCTGGCGGGCTCGCTGGTGAACGACCTCCAGCCGGCGGCGCTCTCGCTGCGCCCCTCGCTCGCGGACACGTTGGCGGCGGGTACTGCTGCCGGGGCGCTGGCCGCGCTGGTTTCCGGATCCGGCCCCACCACGGCGTTCCTCGCGAAGGACGCGGACGCGGCGGCGGGAATCGCCGAGGCCCTGCTGGCCTCGGGCAGCTGCCGTACGGCCAGGGCCACCGGTGCACCCGCTCGGGGCGCGACGGTGATCCAGTACTCCGGTGCGGTTTCGTGA